The sequence below is a genomic window from Campylobacter concisus.
CGCGATAATCGCACCAACTGAGCCAAGCGTGTCGCCAAGGACGTGCAAATAAGCACCTTTCATGTTTAAATTTTCTTTTGTATCAGCGCTTTTATGCATATAAATGGCTACGACTAAATTTACCACAAGCCCCAAAATACTAATAAAAAGCATCGTTTTAGCCTCTATCTCTGGCTCGTTAAAAAGCCTGATGATAGCTTCAACTACGACAAAGACTGCAAGTGCGATAAGAGCGATGGCATTTATGAAAGCGGCGATGATCTCGACCCTTTTGTAGCCAAAGGTCTTTTGTAAATTTGCCCTTTTTTCTGAAATTTTAAACGCCATGAGTGACAAAAATAGCGCGGCAGCGTCTGAGAGCATGTGAAATGCGTCGCTAATAAGCGTAAGCGAGTTCGAAACGAAGCCAAAAACGGCCTCAACTATCATAAACGTGAAAATTAGAAAAAATGAATTTCTAAGAACGCTCTTGTTGTGCATCATTATCCTTCTTTTGGGCGTCAATCCTCTTGCCTATATCTTTTAAATTTGAAAATTCCTCGATGAGCTTTGGCGAGTCGTCAAGACTGATGACGAAATTCCATATATAGGTCATCACAGAGTAGATGTGGCCGGCATTTGTCTGCTGCGAGCTTAGCACTATTATCGCCACCAAAAAGAGTAGCGAAGCGCTAATGCCGATGATAAAATAGCTCATCGCCTCCCTATTTGAGATCGCTATACGAAATTTAGAAACGACGTCGTAGTGCCTATTTAGCGTGCTTTTGTTAAAAACACCTATCACTTTTGCCTCTTTTTCTAGGCGGTCATTTAAGCGAAGATAAAGGTCGTCATTTTTCTTGATATATCTTGGTAAAAATATAAGAAAAAAGGTCATCACTACAAAGCACGCCACAGCGACCTTTGGCTCGACAAAGATGAGCATAAACGCTGAGCCGATGATCGAAATGACCGATGTAAAAAACATAGGAAAATGTGTCTCAAAGAAATTTACAAATTCTCGTGAGAGCGCTACTCTAGCGATGATGGCGGAGTCGTCTTTGGCATTTTGTTTTTCATTCATGATGACATTTACAGCAAGCTTTGCGTAGATATTTGCAAAAACTTGCGTATCCACGCGGCGCCTAATGGCTCCTACAAGCCACGCTATGAGCACAAAAAGTGCGTAAATGAGGGCATTTAATGTATTTCCCTGTATGATTGCGTTGATCGCAAAGCCCGCAAATATCGGATAAGCTAGAAAAAGTCCGTTCTCTGCTAGCACCAAAGCAAAGGTCAAAAGGAGCTTTTTGTTGTGCTCGGTCGCTATGCTCTTTAGCGTTTTAAAGGCGTTATTTTGCAAATTTAATCCTAAAATTTTCGCGAATTCTAGCCAAAATTTATAAATTTTGAAAAATTTTTGTTGTAACTATTGACATTACAACAAAAAATTATTATACTTCACTCATCAGTTGTAAATAAAAATATTACAACAAAAAATAAGGAGAACAAAATGAAAAATTTTCAGGTTGCAAAGATCGCAAACGAGCCAAGAGTCGAGCTAAAAGAGGCTTTAAATTTAAGCGGCTGTGAGGTATCTATAAACGAGCTTCCAGCAAAT
It includes:
- a CDS encoding cation diffusion facilitator family transporter; protein product: MHNKSVLRNSFFLIFTFMIVEAVFGFVSNSLTLISDAFHMLSDAAALFLSLMAFKISEKRANLQKTFGYKRVEIIAAFINAIALIALAVFVVVEAIIRLFNEPEIEAKTMLFISILGLVVNLVVAIYMHKSADTKENLNMKGAYLHVLGDTLGSVGAIIAALFVMKFNFTKADSIASIFVSLLIIKSGASLLKDSFNILIEAVPLKLDTDEILGVIMGVDGIKIVHDLHIWAINAGTNALIAHVVVDDALSVAEISKMIKRIEHELSHVGIGHVTLQFESESLGHKDDLICELNDDEGHEHFGHCH
- a CDS encoding ABC transporter six-transmembrane domain-containing protein gives rise to the protein MQNNAFKTLKSIATEHNKKLLLTFALVLAENGLFLAYPIFAGFAINAIIQGNTLNALIYALFVLIAWLVGAIRRRVDTQVFANIYAKLAVNVIMNEKQNAKDDSAIIARVALSREFVNFFETHFPMFFTSVISIIGSAFMLIFVEPKVAVACFVVMTFFLIFLPRYIKKNDDLYLRLNDRLEKEAKVIGVFNKSTLNRHYDVVSKFRIAISNREAMSYFIIGISASLLFLVAIIVLSSQQTNAGHIYSVMTYIWNFVISLDDSPKLIEEFSNLKDIGKRIDAQKKDNDAQQERS